The Arachis ipaensis cultivar K30076 chromosome B07, Araip1.1, whole genome shotgun sequence genome includes a window with the following:
- the LOC107608204 gene encoding uncharacterized protein LOC107608204 produces the protein MAGRTSPYYYCVFNGWIPGIYTSLEELIEQITEFDDCCWEKYHTLAQAEQAWLSFFGGGDPEEGKRRIQLGEAPDAVETDDYRDKQRLALRALHARFHRFQYDLANIPESRDLVPQTPPNEPLLQQSMRSYLAMACEKMDIPGPIYRILNQRYPDGRTCYRHLVSVVPPSSFEALVVVGRIAFNPTLSIEDAARLCIREICKKEDCYVLDYNYDLVGMWKQKYIQLCKETSTLKARLKDVTDSKVALQERIFTIDGLRHGRCGGQPSNR, from the exons ATGGCTGGTCGAACCTCACCATATTACTACTGTGTCTTCAACGGATGGATCCCCGGGATATACACATCCTTAGAAGAACTTATTGAGCAGATTACTGAGTTCGACGACTGTTGCTGGGAAAAATACCACACATTGGCCCAGGCGGAGCAGGCGTGGCTTTCTTTCTTTGGCGGTGGAGACCCGGAAGAGGGCAAGAGACGCATACAACTTGGGGAAGCACCGGATGCCGTTGAGACCGATGACTATCGCGACAAGCAGCGACTTGCCTTGAGAGCCTTGCATGCAAGGTTCCACCGGTTTCAATACGACTTAGCAAATATCCCAGAAA GTCGTGATCTAGTTCCGCAGACTCCGCCGAATGAGCCGTTGCTTCAACAAAGCATGAGATCCTACCTAGCCATGGCTTGCGAGAAGATGGACATTCCTGGCCCCATATATAGGATCCTCAACCAAAGATACCCTGATGGTCGTACTTGCTATCGACATCTCGTTTCCGTCGTCCCTCCTTCATCATTTGAAGCCCTGGTAGTTGTCGGACGTATAGCTTTCAACCCGACCCTCTCCATCGAGGACGCTGCTCGGCTATGCATCCGAGAGATCTGTAAGAAGGAAGATTGCTACGTCCTAGACTACAATTATGATCTGGTGGGCATGTGGAAACAGAAATACATTCAACTCTGCAAAGAAACTAGCACCCTCAAGGCCAGGCTCAAAGACGTCACTGACTCAAAGGTTGCGCTGCAAGAGAGGATCTTCACCATTGACGGCCTCCGCCATGGCAGGTGTGGTGGTCAACCTTCCAATCGCTGA